In a genomic window of Alteromonas gilva:
- the metH gene encoding methionine synthase, producing the protein MSAEFSSFINIGERTNVTGSAMFKRLILEGDYETALDVARQQVENGAQIIDINMDEAMLDSVQAMQTFLNLIASEPDISRVPIMIDSSKWEVIEAGLKCVQGKSIVNSISLKEGEASFLRQARLIKRYGAATVVMAFDEKGQADTKARKIEICQRSYKLLTEEVDFAPEDIIFDPNIFAVATGIEEHDNYAVDFIEATRVIRETCPHVHVSGGLSNISFSFRGNNPVREAMHSVFLYHAIRAGLDMAIVNAGQLEVYDEIPLELREAVEDVILNRHSGATDKLLELAPKYQGDGKAVVKEDLAWRELPVNKRLEHALVKGITDFIEEDTEAARAAADKPLHVIEGPLMDGMNVVGDLFGEGKMFLPQVVKSARVMKKAVAYLQPYIEAEKSEGTKSNGKILLATVKGDVHDIGKNIVGVVLQCNNFEVIDMGVMVPCAAILQKAKEEDVDMIGLSGLITPSLDEMVHVAKEMQRLEYDLPLLIGGATTSKAHTAVKIEQNYHAPVAYVPNASRAVGVCQKLLNTESRAIYAKELSKEYDIVREQHARKKPRSKAIPLQQARDNAFEPDFTVLPTTPNKLGVTPVSVDLEVLRHYIDWTPFFLTWSLAGKYPRILTDEVVGEQARSLFDDANTMLDNVIADGSLTAKGVFGLFPANRQEDDVVIYTDESRTEVLGVAHHLRQQTHKPKGANYCLSDFVAATGSGIKDYVGAFAVTAGIGEDELAKKFEADGDDYNAIMVKAVADRLAEAFAEYLHEQVRKHYWGYAADEALDNDALIREKYQGIRPAPGYAACPEHTEKQLIWDLLDAEQHTSMKLTESYAMWPGAAVSGWYFAHPDARYFAVAKIQSDQVEDYARRKSWDMETAVRWLAPNLND; encoded by the coding sequence GTGTCAGCAGAATTTTCCAGTTTTATTAATATCGGTGAACGCACGAATGTCACCGGTTCGGCGATGTTTAAACGCCTGATCTTAGAAGGTGATTACGAAACCGCACTCGACGTTGCCCGTCAGCAGGTGGAGAACGGCGCCCAGATTATCGATATCAACATGGACGAAGCCATGTTGGACTCGGTGCAGGCTATGCAAACCTTTTTAAACCTGATTGCGTCCGAGCCTGATATCAGCCGCGTGCCGATCATGATTGACTCCTCTAAGTGGGAGGTTATCGAAGCCGGTCTTAAATGTGTGCAGGGCAAATCCATTGTCAATTCAATCAGCCTCAAAGAGGGCGAAGCATCGTTCCTTCGTCAGGCGCGTCTGATAAAACGCTACGGCGCCGCGACTGTGGTGATGGCGTTTGATGAAAAAGGCCAGGCTGATACCAAAGCGCGTAAAATCGAAATATGCCAACGCAGTTACAAACTGCTGACGGAAGAGGTCGACTTTGCCCCCGAAGACATTATTTTTGACCCCAACATCTTCGCCGTAGCGACCGGCATCGAAGAGCATGACAACTACGCGGTAGACTTTATTGAAGCTACCCGGGTTATTCGTGAAACCTGCCCGCATGTGCATGTGTCAGGCGGCTTGTCGAACATTTCGTTTTCGTTCCGCGGTAACAACCCGGTCCGCGAAGCTATGCACTCGGTGTTCTTATATCACGCCATTCGGGCGGGGCTGGACATGGCCATTGTGAATGCCGGTCAGCTTGAAGTGTACGATGAAATTCCCCTTGAACTGCGCGAAGCCGTTGAAGATGTCATTTTAAACCGCCACAGCGGCGCTACCGACAAACTGCTCGAACTGGCGCCTAAGTATCAGGGCGACGGCAAAGCGGTAGTCAAAGAAGATCTCGCCTGGCGTGAGTTACCGGTTAACAAGCGCCTGGAGCACGCACTCGTCAAGGGCATTACCGATTTTATCGAAGAAGATACCGAAGCCGCCCGAGCCGCCGCTGACAAGCCTTTACACGTTATTGAAGGGCCGTTGATGGACGGCATGAACGTGGTCGGTGACTTATTTGGCGAAGGCAAGATGTTCTTGCCTCAGGTGGTAAAGTCGGCCCGGGTGATGAAAAAAGCGGTTGCTTACCTGCAGCCTTATATCGAAGCCGAAAAGTCCGAAGGCACCAAAAGCAACGGTAAAATATTGCTCGCCACGGTAAAAGGTGACGTCCACGATATCGGCAAAAACATTGTTGGTGTGGTGCTGCAGTGCAATAATTTTGAAGTCATCGACATGGGCGTAATGGTGCCCTGTGCGGCCATATTGCAAAAAGCCAAAGAAGAAGACGTCGACATGATTGGCCTGTCAGGGTTAATCACGCCGTCGCTTGATGAAATGGTACATGTCGCCAAAGAAATGCAGCGCCTTGAGTATGACTTACCGCTGTTGATTGGCGGCGCTACCACCTCTAAAGCCCATACCGCAGTGAAGATTGAACAAAACTACCATGCGCCGGTGGCCTATGTGCCTAATGCCAGTCGTGCGGTGGGAGTGTGCCAAAAGCTGCTCAATACCGAGTCGAGAGCCATATACGCCAAAGAGCTCAGCAAAGAGTATGACATTGTGCGCGAACAGCATGCCCGCAAAAAGCCGCGCTCCAAGGCCATTCCGTTGCAACAGGCCCGCGACAATGCCTTTGAACCAGACTTTACCGTGCTGCCCACCACGCCAAATAAACTGGGCGTCACCCCGGTGAGTGTGGATCTTGAAGTGTTGCGTCATTACATCGACTGGACACCGTTTTTCCTCACCTGGTCACTGGCTGGCAAGTACCCGCGAATTTTAACCGACGAGGTGGTCGGCGAGCAGGCGCGTTCGTTGTTTGATGATGCCAACACCATGCTCGATAACGTTATTGCCGATGGTAGCTTAACGGCCAAGGGCGTGTTCGGGCTGTTTCCGGCTAATCGTCAGGAAGATGACGTGGTAATTTATACCGATGAAAGCCGCACCGAAGTGCTGGGTGTTGCTCACCATTTACGCCAGCAAACGCACAAGCCTAAAGGGGCGAATTATTGTTTAAGTGATTTTGTTGCGGCGACCGGCTCGGGCATTAAAGATTACGTGGGCGCCTTTGCGGTGACAGCCGGTATCGGCGAAGATGAGTTGGCTAAAAAGTTTGAAGCCGATGGTGATGATTACAACGCCATTATGGTGAAAGCTGTGGCGGATCGCTTAGCCGAGGCCTTTGCCGAATACCTGCATGAACAGGTGCGTAAGCATTATTGGGGCTACGCTGCCGACGAAGCGCTGGATAACGATGCGCTCATTCGCGAAAAATATCAGGGGATCCGCCCGGCGCCAGGCTATGCCGCGTGCCCGGAGCACACCGAAAAGCAGCTTATCTGGGATCTGCTCGACGCTGAGCAACACACCAGCATGAAACTCACCGAAAGCTATGCCATGTGGCCCGGCGCGGCGGTTTCTGGCTGGTACTTTGCCCACCCGGACGCCCGCTATTTTGCGGTGGCCAAAATCCAAAGCGATCAGGTGGAAGACTATGCCAGGCGCAAAAGCTGGGACATGGAAACCGCCGTGCGCTGGTTAGCGCCCAATTTAAACGACTAA
- a CDS encoding DUF938 domain-containing protein codes for MDKPFSQACENNKGPILAVLKDYFAEASSVLEIGSGTGQHAVYFAQALPHLSWQTSDVPAHHGGIRQWLADAALANLKAPITLKIGEQAIPQTGFDAIYSANTAHIMFADEVALMMRQIAQTLPPGGVFCQYGPFIHNGQFSSASNEAFHHSLLIRGLDGYKHIEQLVEWAGAQLQLTEIRDMPANNLCLVWRKSSPC; via the coding sequence ATGGATAAACCCTTCAGTCAGGCCTGTGAAAACAACAAAGGGCCTATTTTAGCGGTGCTTAAAGATTATTTTGCAGAGGCTTCCAGCGTACTGGAAATTGGCAGCGGTACAGGCCAGCATGCGGTGTATTTTGCGCAGGCTTTGCCCCATCTCAGCTGGCAAACCAGCGATGTGCCAGCCCATCACGGCGGTATCCGTCAGTGGCTGGCCGACGCAGCATTAGCTAATCTTAAAGCGCCCATCACACTTAAAATTGGCGAGCAAGCCATCCCTCAAACGGGCTTTGATGCAATCTATTCAGCCAATACGGCGCACATTATGTTTGCCGATGAGGTGGCGCTGATGATGCGCCAAATTGCTCAAACCTTGCCGCCCGGCGGGGTGTTTTGCCAGTACGGCCCGTTTATTCATAACGGGCAGTTTTCCAGCGCCAGCAACGAAGCCTTTCATCACAGCCTGCTTATTCGCGGGCTGGATGGTTATAAACATATTGAGCAGCTTGTTGAATGGGCCGGAGCACAACTGCAACTCACGGAAATTCGTGACATGCCGGCCAATAATTTGTGTTTGGTATGGCGTAAATCGTCACCCTGTTAA
- a CDS encoding M13 family metallopeptidase, with amino-acid sequence MKYSFIAAAVAASLTLSACSKPESTSQTAEKPTAQTATASAEIGSFGVDLSARDESVKPGDDFFMYASGTWYKNYELPADKTRFGAFNALADRSEEQVKQIIDDIMASSELTAEEQLVHDFYTAYMDTDNINAKGISPITPTLKEIENLSSTQDLTRFFGESWINGSTSPIYGGLWYNRLDPNEYQLSIGVGGLGLPDRDYYLSDSERFVNIRAAYLAHIAQMLEFAGEENPQQKAETILALETKIAEIQWPREKRRDRDLTLNQIARSKLSDTYANFDWDVWLDAQGFKAPELNISQPEPVQDVIEIINDTPLDAWKTYLSYHTITNNASMLSDDIYLANFDFYGKTLNGQQEPRPRWKRALSAMSGTTSLGFAIGKTYVNRFFPESSKTQMAELVENLRAALGERIDNLDWMGEETKVNAKAKLAAFNPKIGYPDEWISYEGLEISDSDLIGNVRNIDKFFRNKQIEDELKPTDRQRWGMTPQQVNAYYNSSFNEIVFPAAILQPPFFDPNADPAVNYGAIGAVIGHEMGHGFDDQGSKSDAMGIQQNWWSDEDRAAFEQKADMLAAQYSAYEPIEGNFVNGRNSLGENIGDVGGLAMAYHAYKLSLNGKEAPIIDGLTGDQRFFLAWAQVWKEKRTEQSMLNQLRAGTHSPGRFRALAPRNHDAWYEAFNVQPGDELYLAPEERVRIW; translated from the coding sequence ATGAAGTATAGTTTTATTGCAGCTGCAGTTGCTGCATCCCTTACGTTGAGCGCTTGTTCAAAGCCAGAATCAACCTCTCAAACCGCAGAAAAACCAACCGCTCAAACCGCAACAGCCAGTGCAGAAATCGGTTCATTTGGGGTCGATCTGAGCGCCCGTGATGAAAGCGTTAAACCCGGCGATGACTTTTTCATGTATGCCAGTGGTACCTGGTATAAAAACTACGAACTGCCTGCCGATAAAACCCGCTTCGGTGCTTTTAATGCCCTGGCAGACCGCAGTGAAGAGCAGGTTAAGCAGATCATTGATGACATTATGGCCAGCAGTGAGCTCACTGCCGAAGAACAGTTGGTGCATGATTTTTATACTGCGTATATGGATACCGACAACATCAATGCCAAAGGTATTTCACCAATCACCCCCACTCTCAAAGAAATAGAGAATCTGTCATCAACCCAGGATTTAACCCGCTTTTTTGGTGAGAGCTGGATAAACGGTAGTACATCCCCTATTTATGGTGGCTTATGGTATAACCGACTCGATCCGAATGAATACCAGTTAAGCATCGGCGTGGGCGGTTTAGGTCTGCCTGACCGTGATTATTACCTCAGCGACAGCGAGCGATTTGTCAATATTCGTGCAGCCTATTTGGCCCACATTGCGCAAATGCTCGAATTTGCCGGTGAAGAGAACCCCCAGCAAAAAGCCGAAACCATTTTGGCACTGGAAACGAAAATCGCCGAAATTCAGTGGCCACGGGAAAAACGCCGTGACCGTGACCTAACCTTAAATCAGATCGCGCGCAGTAAGTTATCAGACACCTACGCAAACTTTGATTGGGATGTATGGTTAGATGCCCAGGGTTTTAAAGCGCCTGAATTAAACATTTCGCAACCCGAGCCGGTACAGGACGTGATTGAAATTATCAACGACACGCCACTGGATGCATGGAAAACCTACCTTTCCTACCACACGATTACCAACAATGCATCGATGTTGTCAGATGATATTTATCTGGCTAACTTCGACTTTTATGGTAAAACCTTAAATGGTCAGCAAGAGCCGCGTCCACGCTGGAAACGGGCCCTGAGCGCCATGTCAGGTACCACGTCGCTCGGCTTTGCCATTGGTAAAACTTACGTTAACCGCTTCTTCCCGGAAAGCTCCAAAACACAAATGGCGGAGCTGGTTGAAAACCTGCGCGCCGCATTGGGCGAGCGTATCGACAATCTCGACTGGATGGGCGAGGAAACCAAAGTTAACGCCAAAGCCAAACTGGCTGCCTTTAACCCAAAAATTGGTTATCCGGATGAGTGGATTTCCTATGAAGGGCTTGAAATCAGCGATTCAGACTTAATTGGCAACGTGCGCAACATCGATAAGTTCTTCCGCAACAAACAGATTGAAGATGAGCTGAAACCCACTGATCGTCAGCGCTGGGGCATGACGCCACAACAGGTTAACGCTTATTACAATTCATCGTTCAACGAGATTGTGTTTCCGGCTGCGATTTTACAACCGCCGTTTTTCGATCCTAATGCCGATCCGGCGGTTAACTACGGTGCGATTGGCGCAGTCATCGGCCATGAAATGGGCCACGGCTTTGACGATCAGGGCTCTAAATCGGACGCCATGGGTATTCAGCAAAACTGGTGGAGTGATGAGGATCGCGCCGCGTTTGAACAAAAAGCCGATATGCTGGCAGCCCAGTACAGCGCTTATGAGCCTATCGAAGGCAACTTCGTTAACGGCCGTAACAGCCTGGGGGAAAACATTGGTGACGTGGGTGGTTTAGCGATGGCGTACCACGCTTACAAACTGAGCCTGAATGGTAAAGAAGCCCCGATAATCGACGGCTTAACCGGCGATCAGCGCTTCTTCCTGGCTTGGGCACAGGTATGGAAAGAAAAGCGCACCGAGCAAAGCATGCTTAATCAGCTTCGCGCCGGTACCCATTCACCGGGCCGCTTCCGCGCGCTGGCACCGCGTAACCACGATGCCTGGTACGAAGCCTTCAACGTACAACCAGGTGATGAGCTTTACCTGGCACCGGAAGAGCGCGTGAGAATCTGGTAG
- a CDS encoding GNAT family N-acetyltransferase: MTKQFSSHSAAMQFQLHHSIDDLNKQQWQQLSHCAGPFLQYTWLQLLEHTHCVGEGTGWQPAHWTATIDGELIAAVPGYIKTHSYGEYVFDHSWANAYHQHGIDYYPKWIAAIPFTPVTGPRLLARPETEEQHLTALINHIDNWAVNNAHSSCHWLFNVPSQQANFEQRGFANRFSVQFEWNNRGYDNFEDFLTRLTSRKRRSIRKTRKQFDNPAINIERLSGDNLSKADMAFFVHCYQDTYLKRSGHKGYLTPAFFTALFDQFREHILLVKAQLNDTDIAAALFLFDNHGLYGRYWGCLEDINELHFECCYFQGIEFAIERNIARFNPGTQGEHKLLRGFEPIYCVSHHKMHDPRFHAAVSDFLQREKPIITDYFNQALDVLPFNEAYLQEFIPTTQKGTQSTN; the protein is encoded by the coding sequence ATGACTAAGCAATTCAGTTCACATAGCGCTGCCATGCAATTTCAGCTGCATCATAGTATTGATGATCTGAACAAGCAGCAGTGGCAACAACTCAGCCATTGCGCCGGGCCCTTTTTGCAATATACCTGGTTACAATTGTTGGAGCACACGCACTGCGTTGGCGAAGGTACCGGCTGGCAACCCGCCCATTGGACCGCCACGATTGACGGCGAACTTATTGCAGCAGTGCCCGGGTATATCAAAACCCATAGCTATGGTGAATATGTGTTCGACCATAGCTGGGCAAATGCGTATCACCAGCATGGCATAGACTATTACCCTAAATGGATAGCGGCGATTCCCTTTACTCCCGTCACCGGACCACGTCTCCTGGCGCGGCCTGAAACGGAAGAACAGCATCTTACAGCCCTGATAAATCACATTGATAACTGGGCGGTCAATAACGCACACTCGTCGTGTCACTGGCTGTTTAATGTGCCGTCGCAACAAGCAAACTTCGAGCAGCGTGGTTTTGCCAATCGCTTTAGCGTTCAATTTGAATGGAATAACCGCGGTTACGATAACTTTGAAGATTTTCTGACGCGCCTGACGTCACGCAAGCGCCGCAGCATTCGTAAAACCCGTAAGCAATTTGACAACCCGGCAATTAACATAGAGCGCTTAAGTGGCGATAACCTTAGCAAAGCCGATATGGCGTTTTTTGTTCACTGTTATCAGGATACCTATCTTAAACGCAGTGGCCACAAAGGCTACTTAACCCCGGCCTTTTTTACTGCGCTTTTTGACCAGTTCCGCGAGCATATTTTACTGGTAAAAGCCCAGCTTAATGACACCGACATTGCTGCGGCGTTGTTTTTATTCGATAACCATGGTCTGTACGGGCGCTACTGGGGGTGCCTCGAGGACATCAACGAACTGCACTTTGAGTGTTGTTATTTCCAGGGCATCGAGTTTGCCATAGAGCGAAACATTGCGCGGTTTAATCCGGGTACGCAGGGCGAACATAAGTTACTCCGGGGTTTTGAGCCGATCTACTGTGTATCGCATCATAAAATGCACGATCCGCGCTTTCACGCCGCTGTGTCAGACTTTTTACAGCGGGAAAAACCAATTATTACTGACTATTTCAATCAGGCGCTGGATGTATTACCGTTTAACGAAGCCTATCTACAAGAATTTATACCAACCACACAAAAAGGTACTCAAAGTACCAATTAG
- a CDS encoding regulatory protein RecX: protein MTDCPRKIIMESITRMLARREHAYHELLRKLSQKGFALADCVPVVDEYKSAGIQSDARYAEMRVRSGINKGHGPARLKADCQQWDIDERYVTQAFEECQADWFELAVVVRHKRFGTGAARDSKDKSKQIRFLQYRGFYSEHIQYALSVVEE, encoded by the coding sequence ATGACAGATTGCCCACGCAAAATCATTATGGAGTCGATTACCCGCATGCTCGCACGACGAGAGCATGCGTATCACGAATTGTTACGAAAATTATCACAAAAAGGTTTTGCGTTGGCCGATTGTGTGCCTGTGGTCGATGAATATAAATCTGCGGGTATTCAAAGTGACGCCCGGTATGCCGAAATGAGAGTTCGCTCGGGGATCAACAAAGGGCACGGTCCGGCGCGGTTAAAAGCAGATTGTCAGCAATGGGACATTGATGAACGCTATGTCACACAAGCGTTTGAGGAGTGCCAGGCTGACTGGTTTGAACTGGCTGTTGTGGTGCGGCACAAGCGATTCGGCACTGGCGCGGCGCGAGATAGCAAAGATAAATCTAAACAGATCCGCTTTTTGCAATACCGTGGCTTTTATTCTGAGCATATTCAGTATGCATTATCTGTCGTCGAAGAGTAG
- the alaS gene encoding alanine--tRNA ligase yields the protein MTLSTADIRRTFFEYFGRHGHQAVSSSSLVPADDPTLLFTNAGMNQFKDVFLGTEKRSYTRAVSAQRCVRAGGKHNDLENVGYTARHHTFFEMMGNFSFGDYFKKEAIEFAWTFLTEELKLPKEKLLVTVYSEDDEAFDIWEHHIGVPKEKIIRISTSDNFWSMGDTGPCGPCSEIFYDHGEHIWGGPPGTPEEDGDRFIEIWNLVFMQYNRQADGTMEPLPKPSIDTGMGLERISAIMQDVHSNYEIDLFANLISAAASIVGTSDLSDKSLRVIADHIRSCAFLVCDGVMPSNEGRGYVLRRIIRRAVRHGYKLGASDIFFYKLVDALTKEMGEAYPELADQKPVIEKVLRVEEEQFSKTLSRGMNILNDALRELEGDTIPGELVFKLYDTYGFPVDLTNDVAREHDYNIDEAGFEAAMQAQRKRAQEASNFGADYNSTLRVEQQTAFTGYSEATGESNVVELISGNSFCEQLTDGQEGVVVLDETPFYAEAGGQVGDTGTLKVANGEFVVSDTQKMGNAFAHRGVVKGTIKKGDKASAKIDDTKRTAIRKNHSATHLLHSALREVLGDHVTQKGSLVNAERLRFDFSHFEGVSAAQLATIEARVNEEIQANHALKTQLMDLDEAKASGAMALFGEKYDEKVRVVTMGPFSTELCGGTHVNQTGDIGLFKIVSEAGIASGVRRIDAITGMGALAFVQQQQAVLQESCALLKTDSSNLVEKISQLQGQQKDLEKSVTSLKQKMASQHGADLLSQTKDIKGHKVLIAELDGVEAKSLRGMVDDLKNRMGEGIVVLGVPADGKVSLIVGVTKGLTGQVKAGELVNHIAAQVGGKGGGRPDMAQAGGSQPENLAAALQSVNVWLEDKL from the coding sequence ATGACATTATCAACTGCTGATATTCGCCGTACATTTTTCGAGTATTTTGGTCGTCATGGCCACCAGGCTGTTTCCAGTTCATCACTGGTACCAGCAGATGATCCCACGTTATTGTTTACCAATGCGGGTATGAACCAGTTTAAGGATGTGTTTTTAGGCACCGAGAAGCGTAGCTACACCCGCGCCGTATCGGCTCAGCGCTGCGTGCGCGCCGGTGGTAAACACAACGATCTGGAAAATGTGGGTTATACCGCACGTCACCACACGTTCTTTGAAATGATGGGAAATTTCAGCTTTGGTGATTATTTCAAAAAAGAAGCCATTGAGTTTGCCTGGACATTTTTAACCGAGGAACTGAAATTACCGAAAGAAAAGCTACTGGTGACGGTTTACTCTGAAGACGATGAAGCCTTTGATATCTGGGAACATCATATCGGGGTACCGAAAGAAAAAATCATCCGAATTTCAACCTCAGATAACTTTTGGTCGATGGGCGATACGGGGCCATGCGGGCCGTGTTCAGAAATCTTTTATGACCATGGCGAGCACATTTGGGGCGGCCCTCCGGGCACGCCAGAAGAAGACGGCGACCGCTTTATAGAAATCTGGAACCTGGTATTTATGCAATACAACCGTCAGGCAGACGGTACCATGGAGCCGTTACCCAAGCCGTCTATCGATACCGGTATGGGGCTTGAGCGTATTTCTGCCATCATGCAGGATGTGCACAGCAACTACGAAATTGATTTGTTTGCAAACCTGATCAGCGCCGCCGCGAGTATCGTGGGTACGTCTGATCTGAGTGATAAGTCGCTTCGCGTTATTGCCGATCATATTCGCTCGTGTGCCTTTTTAGTGTGTGATGGCGTGATGCCAAGCAATGAAGGCCGGGGTTATGTATTGCGCCGCATTATCCGCCGGGCAGTACGCCACGGTTACAAACTGGGCGCCAGTGACATCTTTTTCTATAAGCTGGTGGATGCACTCACTAAAGAAATGGGCGAGGCGTATCCGGAACTTGCTGATCAAAAACCGGTTATCGAAAAGGTACTGCGGGTTGAAGAAGAGCAGTTCAGCAAAACCTTGTCACGGGGCATGAACATTCTTAATGACGCGTTACGTGAGTTAGAAGGCGACACCATTCCCGGTGAGTTGGTATTTAAGCTCTATGATACCTATGGTTTCCCGGTAGATTTAACTAATGACGTTGCCCGTGAACACGATTACAACATTGACGAAGCGGGCTTTGAAGCCGCGATGCAAGCTCAGCGTAAGCGCGCACAGGAAGCCAGTAACTTTGGTGCTGATTACAACAGTACACTCAGGGTAGAGCAGCAAACGGCATTTACCGGTTATAGTGAAGCGACCGGTGAGTCGAATGTGGTTGAACTCATCAGCGGTAATAGTTTCTGTGAGCAACTCACCGACGGTCAGGAAGGGGTTGTTGTCTTAGATGAAACACCCTTTTATGCCGAAGCCGGTGGTCAGGTTGGCGATACCGGTACACTAAAAGTGGCTAACGGTGAGTTTGTTGTCTCTGATACGCAAAAAATGGGCAATGCCTTTGCCCATCGCGGTGTGGTAAAAGGTACCATTAAAAAGGGTGATAAAGCCTCGGCTAAAATAGACGACACCAAACGCACGGCTATTCGTAAAAACCACAGTGCAACACATTTGCTCCACTCGGCATTACGCGAAGTACTGGGCGATCACGTTACGCAGAAAGGTTCACTGGTTAATGCTGAACGTCTGCGCTTTGACTTTTCTCACTTTGAGGGCGTAAGTGCGGCGCAGTTAGCGACTATTGAAGCCCGTGTTAACGAAGAAATCCAGGCTAACCATGCGTTGAAAACACAGTTGATGGATTTGGATGAAGCCAAAGCCTCGGGGGCGATGGCGCTCTTCGGCGAAAAGTACGACGAAAAAGTGCGGGTAGTTACCATGGGCCCATTCTCCACCGAATTGTGCGGCGGTACACACGTTAATCAGACCGGTGATATTGGCTTGTTTAAGATAGTCAGCGAGGCGGGTATTGCCTCGGGTGTGCGCCGGATTGATGCAATTACCGGCATGGGCGCACTGGCGTTTGTACAGCAACAGCAAGCGGTACTGCAGGAAAGCTGCGCGTTGCTAAAAACCGACAGCAGTAACCTGGTAGAGAAAATAAGCCAGCTGCAGGGTCAACAAAAAGATCTAGAAAAATCAGTTACTTCGCTTAAACAGAAGATGGCAAGCCAACATGGTGCTGATCTGCTTAGCCAAACGAAAGATATAAAAGGTCATAAAGTGTTAATCGCTGAGCTTGATGGCGTTGAGGCCAAGTCGTTACGAGGCATGGTTGATGACCTTAAAAACCGCATGGGTGAAGGCATTGTTGTGCTGGGTGTACCTGCTGACGGTAAGGTAAGTCTGATTGTTGGGGTTACCAAAGGTTTGACTGGCCAGGTTAAAGCCGGCGAGCTGGTGAATCATATC